The region ATGAAATGAAAGTGCTATACGGTAGGACTTATTTTTTTGAAAAAATACTAGACCTCATTTTTAAAATTGGACCTTTTTCATTCTTTCAGACGAACACAAAAGGTGCAGAAGTTTTGTATCAAACTGCACTATCTTATGCTGATAATACTGATCTGGTTTACGACTTTTATTGTGGTACGGGTACTATTTCTTTGTTACTTTCAAAAAAGGCTAAGCAAGTTTTTGGAATAGAAATACTAGAAGAGGCAGTGAGAGCTGCAAAAGATAATGCTGACTTAAATAACATTAAAAACGTTCAATTTTACAATGAAGATGTGAAAGAATTTATTAAAAAAAGAGAATCTTTTGAAACGCCTGATTATATAGTTGTTGATCCTCCAAGAGCCGGTCTTCATCCAAATCTTATTAGATTTATAAAAGAAAAAAAGTTTGAAAAGGTTATTTATATTTCATGTAATCCCAAAACTTTAATCCCAAATATAAAAGAGTTATCAGAAGTATATACATTATCAGATTTTCATTTGGTTGATATGTTTCCACATACAGATCATGTGGAGTGTGTGGTGTTGATGTCAAGGCTGTAAGCCTTTATTTTACTAGGTTTCCGGAAGTACATCCAAGTTGTCTACTCAACCTAAAGGTTCAAAATACGTACATGGGAACATATCGACGATTATTTTTGAGGTAAAATTTGAACTCCAAAATTAGCAGGGTTGAGTTGACAGAATAGATAACAGCCTTTTTTCATAGGGGTTGAGGAGACAGGATGGATGTACATTTAATGCAGGTATACTCATTTTCTGAAAAGACTTTATTTATTATGTATATAGTTGTAATATGTTGAAATTGTTCGTTTTTTCGCATATAATAAAAATTGGAATTTTGTGTTCTGCGAGGTATTCATAATGGATTACTTAACGACAAAACAAGCAGCTGAAAAATGGAATATATCCCCACGCAGAGTTCAAGTTTTATTCGAACAGGGGCGCATTAAGGGCGCTGTTCGTTTGGGTTGGGCGTGGGCTATACCAAAGGATGCGGAAAAGCCTGAAGATGCGAGACGTAGAAGGAAATTAAAGGAAAAACTGAGGTGAGAAAACGATAATGTTTTATAAGATGATTCAGAGAAAAAGAGATATGTGGTACTCTTCTTCAGAGTGTACCATTGATGAATTGATATCCTACATAGTTAATAAAGGTGAAATGCGCGACGTACAAATTGATGCAATTAAAACTTATTTGTATTTAAAGATAGCTTGCGAAAATAAACCACTGTGGGAATTATTCTCCAGAGGCTATTTTAACAATTTAAATGTTGATGATTTAGAAGTTAAAGCTTCATTAAGAGAGAAATTGCAAAACAATCCGGCAGCGCTAGCTTTGTATGAGTATTCTACCTTGAAAAATGAGAAAGATGAACAAGTTTCAGAAAAGCTGGAAAAGGCAATAATAAATGAAATTGATAATATAGATTTTGTGGATATATTTAAAAAAATCTTTTACAATGTGTCATACACAGATTACCTTTTTAGTCTGCCTATGGGAGCTGGCAAAACTTATTTAATGGCAGCTTTTATATATTTGGATTTGTATTTTGCTGTAAACGAGCCCGATAATAATGCATTTGCTCACAATTTTATTATATTTGCACCATCAGGCCTAAAAAGTTCTGTAGTGCCCAGCTTAAAAACTATTAAAAAATTCGATCCTCTATGGATTCTTCCCGATCCTGCTGCCAGTGACATTAAGAGAATCATTAAATTTGAGATTCTTGATCAAAATAAAGCGGAAAAAAGAAGTAATAAAACAAGAAATCCAAATGTACAGAAAATTGCCGCCTATCAGCCTTTTGATCAATTAATAGGTTTGGTTGCCATAACCAACGCTGAGAAAGTAATCTTAGACCGTGTTGAAGTCAGGGATGGACAATTAAGTTTATTTGAGGATAGCGAGGATGAAAAGGACAGGCAGGCTAATGAACTTAGAAATCTGATTGGGAAAATTCCAAATATGGCGATTTTTATTGATGAGGTGCATCACGCTTCAACAGATGAGATTAAGTTGAGAGCAGTAGTAAACGATTGGATGGAAAAGAACAATACGATCAATTCTGTTATTGGATTTTCGGGTACACCGTATTTAGATAAGGCATATCCTGTTGAAATAACGAAAACTTTGAATATAAAAAGTATAGAAATTGCCAATACGGTATATTATTACCCGCTAATTCAAGGGATTGATAATTTCTTAAAGCGTCCTGTGGTTAAAATTTCAAATCAAGAAGATAGTCTTCAAATTATTGAAGATGGAGTAAGGGATTTTTTGAACACTTATAAGGATAAGACTTACGCGGGAGATTTGACATCCAAATTAGCGATATACTGCGGTAAAGGAAAGCACAAAAGTGCAATTGATTATCTGGAAGAAGAAGTTTACCCTTGTGTAGCAAAGATTGTGGAAGAATACGGGATGGATCCCAAAGAGACTATATTAAAGTATCATAAGGGGAATAAGAAGCATCCCATATCTGCCGAAAGCAAGCTTGAATTTGAAGCGTTGGATATGCCATTTTCAAAAATACGCATAATACTTCTTGTGCATATAGGAAAGGAAGGCTGGGACTGCCGTAGCTTAACTGGGGTTATCTTGTCGCAAAAAGGCGATTGTCCCATTAACATGGTGTTGCAGACTTCCTGCAGATGTTTGCGTCAGGTTGAAAAAGGCAAACATGAATCGGCACTGATTTGGCTTAATCAATACAATGCCGAAAAACTTAACATGCAGCTTGAGAAGAAGCATAATATCTCTATTAAAGAATTTGAAAAAGGTGCAAATAAAGCTGATAAAGAGATTAAGCGTTACAGCCGGATGGATTATTTAAAACTCCCAAAAATAGACTATTATCAGCTCAGAGTACATTATGATTGCATTATTAAGGGAAAACCTCAGATTTTGAACCCGAAATTATCGGATGTTATTACTCCAGAAAGTAAACAAGCCTCCATAGTAAAAATTCAGGATTTTGAACAAAGACTTCTGGGAATGGATGTAAAAAAAGCAATGGAGACTGAACCTGTAAATTATAACCGATGGTTATATGATATTAGCAAGGAAAGTTTTGGTATGCTGCCAGTTTCGATATTGAGGCAACATGATGAGTTTTTGCGCCAGATTTTTAATGAGATCACATTGTTGAAAAATGGTGTTAGATATTTCAGTTCAGTTTTTAACATTAAGATAATTAATCAAAATATACGCAAGCTATTTTATGAAAAGCGTGATTTGCGAACCACAGAGGAGGTTATCCCACAGGATGCCCGCCTTCTAAAAATTGAAAGCCTGACATCACCAGTGAATACTTCTGAACCGGAAAGCTATTATCCACCGCAGGATATAACGGAGAAAATTATTCTAGAAGACAAAGGGCAGCTAAAACCTGATAAAAAGGCTATGGAAATGATGAAGCTTGCTGAGGAAACCGAAAATTGGGATATTCTTAAACAACTAAAATCGAAATATATGTCTCACCCTGAAAAAGACCGCTCTTTCCACTATCTTCCTTATAGGCTGGATAGTAATTTTGAAAGGCTTTTATTAGAGCAGGTACTTGCATTAGCTGCAGCAAAAAAACGAAATCTCGAAATATATTATAACGGGGACAACTCGCTGACTGAATTCAAAATTCGCTGTTATAAAGGAAGCAGTGGGCGTAAACGATATATTGGTACGTATACACCTGATTTTCTAATTATCAAACGTAAGAATGGGAAAATTTATAAAGCAATAATTGTTGAAACCAAAGGAAGTTTATATGCTAAAGACGAGATCTTTCAGTTAAAGAGAACCTTTGTTGAAAAAGAGTTTATAGAAATCAATCAAAATAAAGCCGGGTATCCGAAGTTTAAGTACCTGTATTTAGAAGATAGTTTGACTGAATCCGAGCTCATAATAAAAACAGTAAGCGCAATTGAAGATTTTTTCGAGGAGGAAATGTAAATGGCAATTAAATATGTTCCATATTATCCTGATCCTGTCGAAGGACAAGCTATATTGGATAATTTTAAAAGAATGCTAAAATATAAAAGCGCAGGAGATGTTAAGAGAAGACTTGAACGAGGAATGCCTTTGTATGAACTGAAAAAAGTTGAAACTGTCGGTAAAAACCCGAACGGTAATATGTTAATTCGCGGGGAATGTATATCAGCTTGTGCATATCTGAAGGAACAGGGAATTGAAGTAGACCTTATATACATAGACCCTCCTTTTGCAAGTGGAGCTGATTATGCTAAAAAGGTATATATACGTCGTAATCCTAAAGTTGCGGAAGCGATAGCCCAAGCAGGAAAGGAACTGGACATAGAAGAGCTTAAAACTTTTGAAGAAAAAATGTACGGTGATATATGGCGTAAAGAAGATTATCTCAATTGGATGTATGAAAACCTCATGGCAATTAAAAGCGTTATGAGCGAAACGGCATCAATATTTGTACATTTAGATTGGCATATAGGGCATTATGTGAAAATATTGATGGATGAGATTTTTGGAGAAGATAAGCTGATTAACGAAATAATATGGTATTATCCGGATAATTTCCAAGGTAATGTAAAAGGTTTTGCAACAAACCATAATAACATATTTTGGTATAGTAAAAACGAAACATATATTTCTAATAAAGTTATAATTCCACTTGATAAGCCAGTTAAGAGAGATAAACGAATATGGTCAAAAGAGTTGGGAAAATTGGTTTCTGCACGTAACGATGATGGGACTTTGATATATGAAGAGTTTACAGAAAAAAAGGCAGATGATGTTTGGACTATAGGACAAACATCAGTAACTAAGTCTACTAGTAATGAATATATGGATTATCCGACTCAGAAACCAGAAGAATTATTAAGAAGAATAATAGAAGCTTCTACTAATGAAGGTATGCTTGTTGCTGACTTTTTTGGTGGCAGCGGAGTTACTGCAGCGGTTGCAAATAAGCTTGGTCGTCGCTTTATTCATTGCGATATCGGCATTAATTCTATCCAGATAACCCGTGACAGGCTTATAGCAGACAAAGCTGAGTTTGATATTTATGAAATTAAGGACGGAGTATCTTTATATAGAAACCCAACCCAAACAATGGAGAAGATAAAAAAATTAATACCCGGACTTAAGAATGAAAAAAGTCTAGGTGACTTCTGGGCAGGAGCTATATCTGACAGTAAGCTGGGTCTGGTACCCGTATATATACCAAACTTAATGGACAGCAGTTCTAAATTGCTTGACAAAGCAATGATGTTCCGCATTATGCATGAGGCTATTCCTGACCTTCCATCTAATGTAAAGAAAGTAATTATTTATTATGTTGATGTCGATAATTTAGAGGAAATTCAAAAATTTATTGATGATGAAGAAGATGTCATTATTGAAATTGAATTGCGAGATTTGAAGGATATACTTGACGATGCGGTATTTGAAGATTATGCTGAGTTTAAAGTTTCAAAAGTACAGGAGTCGCTCATTCCGGAGTATATAGTTGAAATTACTAATTTTCAAAGTGACAGGGTTAGCCGAAAAATCGATGAGTATAACCAGAAAGGATATGCAAATACATTAATTACATCCGATGATGAAGACATAGAAGATGATGATTACGAAGATTACAATGAAGACGGTGAAAATGTTGTGCCTAGCAAGAAAAAGTTTACCCCTATTTTGATTAGCGAAACTGGACTTGAATTAATTGAGTATATTTCTCTTGACTGTACTAATCAGGACGGAGTTTGGCACAGTGACAGCGAGATTAAAATTGACAAGCTTGGATATGTTATTGTAAATGGAACCAAGACTAAAAATTTTTGGGATGGGACCATCAAATGTGAGAAAAAACCTTTGAGGCTAAAGATCCGTAATATTTGTGGCGACGAAACGATATGGAAATTATCAGTTTAACCTAGCAAATCTGTGGAAGACATATTGTATTTTATGAAATTACAATAATGAAGAATATAATTTGCCTTTTCTAAAAACACCCATACGGGTGTTTTTATATATGGTAAATTTGATTTATCAATCCGGAAAAGGAGTTGATGCCTATGATTGCACTGATACAGGCATAGATTTTATAACAAAACCAAAGGAGGAAATCAATAATGATTGGAATCGAGCAATACCGAAAAATCCAGGAGTACAAAGCACTTGGACTTGCTCAGACAAGAACCGCAAAAGCACTGGGGATAACCTATTCTTCTGTCAGCAAATACTGGAATATGAGCGAAGAAGATTATGTAAGGGAAGCTGAAAAGGAAAGGTACCACATGGATAACTATCGTCAGTACATACTGGAACATTTGAAAATTTGTCCACAAATGAGGGATACAAACATCTATCTCAAATTGGTGGAGGCCTTCCCTGATCTACAAGTTAAACGAGCTACATTCTACCGCTATATGAAAGCCTTAAGGGAACAGCACGGGTATCCGCATGCCAGTAAACGTAAAACCTCACCCCGTGAAATTTCTCCACCGGGATATGAAGCGCAGGCGGATTTTGGTCAATACAAACTTAAGGACATGTACGGGCGAATTGTACGAATATATTTCTTCTGCATGGTTCTGAGTTATAGCAGAATGAAATTTGTTTATTTTTCACCGGATCCCTTTACAACCAAAACAGCCATTAAAGCTCATAACTATGCATTCCAATATTTTGGAGGAAGAACACAGACTATTCTTTATGACCTTGACCGTGTCTATGTAGTCAGTGAAAATCTGGGAAATATCATATTCGTACCAGCCTTTGAAGAATATGTTAAGCGTATAGGTTACAATGTTTCGCTATGTAGACCAAGAGATCCTCAAAGTAAGGGCAAGGTTGAAGAGGTGATTGGATACATAAAGCAAAGTTTTCTTGAGGGCAGGATATACACCGGAATTGATTGCCTTAACAGTGCTGCCCTTTCATGGTTGGATAGGGAAGGCAACGGGCGAATACATACTGTGACCAGAAAAGTGCCGCGTGAAATGTTCATGGAAGAGCAAAAATACCTGCTCCATGTCAAACCTTATTCCGAAGTATCAAGCACTGTTGCCTCCTTTGATAAGGATGGAGTTGTAAATTATAAAGGCAACCGTTATCTGATTAATACAGGTATGATGGATGCTCATAAACGCATTCGCATTGAAGATGATGGTGAAATGCTTTTGTTCTATGATGCTGAAACAAATGATTTATTGGCTAAATATCCAGTCACAGAAGATACCGGGCAGTTGTTCAAACCAGAAGAAAATTACAGCAGAGACAGGGTTTCTTTAACCATCATAAAACAATATTTTGCAGAATACGAAATAGCTCAGGAATTCATTCGCCGGATGGAGCAGCAACAGCCGAAATATTTTAATACACATTGCATTCGATTATACCGGATGACAAAGTTTTATACAATTGGACAATTGCTTGATGGAATAGAATACTGCATTGATACTGAACGCTGCAGTGCCTATGAGCTTTTGGCTTATCTCATGTATCAGTACGGAGAGCATATAGCTAAGAAGTTTTTGCCGAATCAGCAGTATTTTAATCATTTGGCGAGGAGTAAAGAAATAAGGAGGGAAATCGATGGCTGATATAACAGAAATCCGTGAATTGGCCCAAAAGCTCAACCTTTGGAATATCGCAAGGGGATATATTGATTTGAATGATGAGAAACTATCAAACCTTGACTATCTTAAGATGGTGTTAGAAAAAGAATTGGAGATTAGGGTCAGGCAAAAATACACCAAGCTGAGGAAGGCAAGTAAGCTTCCAAACAAAGCATTTGACGCATCGAATTCAAACAAGGGCTTAAAATGGCAGATTAAACAGTTATCCAACCTGACATGGCTTAAGGAAGAGCAAAACTTAATCCTGCTGGGAAAATGCGGGACGGGTAAGACCGGTCTTGCAGCGCAACTTGGAGAAACTGCAATCAGCAATGGACATAAAACCTATTATGCGCCTTTTGATAATTTTATCGCAGTGGCAGAAAAGAAAGCCACAAATCCAAAAGCAGAAGCGATCTTTTCTTATATGCAGGAATGTGACTTAATTATTATTGATGATGTCTTTTATGTGGAACCAACCAGGGCAGAACTGCAGGTTTTCTACCGGGCAGTTACCTTTCTTAATGAAACCAGAAGCATTATTTTTATAACCAATCGTGAACTGTCAGCATGGATAGATGCAGCTGAGGATAAGCATCTTTGCCAGACTTTATTGGACAGAATGACGGTCAATTGTCAAATTGTTCGTTTGACTGACAAGTAAATAAAAACACTCACTTCTTTTTTAATAGGGGCAAATACCTCGTTTGAAAACAATGCCGAAAAACGGCTTAAAATAGATGCAAAAAATCTCACGAAATTCAAAGAACTGCTTAACTTTTGAGATTTTCTGCAGTTTATAGGGTAGGGGGGTCTAAATCTCTACCGCTTTTCATCCCGGAAACGGGCGGGGGGTCACGCGCGAAAAATCGCAGTTTCAAACGGGGTATATCCCCTGTTTATTTTTACATGAATCGAGGTGATGTGTATGGCAAAGGACGGTACCAACCGCGGCGGGGCACGTATTGGTGCAGGACAGAAGAAAAAGCCTCTGGCGGA is a window of Defluviitoga tunisiensis DNA encoding:
- the rlmD gene encoding 23S rRNA (uracil(1939)-C(5))-methyltransferase RlmD; this translates as MNTCSVFGKCGGCNKLNIDYEKQLESKERNIFKMLKEYQINPDNYHGIIPSPNVYGYRNKMEYSFGNEYKDGPLVLGLRGKKKKYDVFYTRDCKLVNEDFNIIVSETCEFFRRKNIPFRNYKNHTGYLRNLSIRRGYYTDEILVNLVTSFEESYDEEVHEWQELMLNLQLDGTIVSIIQSKTESKANVVKADEMKVLYGRTYFFEKILDLIFKIGPFSFFQTNTKGAEVLYQTALSYADNTDLVYDFYCGTGTISLLLSKKAKQVFGIEILEEAVRAAKDNADLNNIKNVQFYNEDVKEFIKKRESFETPDYIVVDPPRAGLHPNLIRFIKEKKFEKVIYISCNPKTLIPNIKELSEVYTLSDFHLVDMFPHTDHVECVVLMSRL
- a CDS encoding helix-turn-helix domain-containing protein, which produces MDYLTTKQAAEKWNISPRRVQVLFEQGRIKGAVRLGWAWAIPKDAEKPEDARRRRKLKEKLR
- a CDS encoding DEAD/DEAH box helicase family protein, producing MIQRKRDMWYSSSECTIDELISYIVNKGEMRDVQIDAIKTYLYLKIACENKPLWELFSRGYFNNLNVDDLEVKASLREKLQNNPAALALYEYSTLKNEKDEQVSEKLEKAIINEIDNIDFVDIFKKIFYNVSYTDYLFSLPMGAGKTYLMAAFIYLDLYFAVNEPDNNAFAHNFIIFAPSGLKSSVVPSLKTIKKFDPLWILPDPAASDIKRIIKFEILDQNKAEKRSNKTRNPNVQKIAAYQPFDQLIGLVAITNAEKVILDRVEVRDGQLSLFEDSEDEKDRQANELRNLIGKIPNMAIFIDEVHHASTDEIKLRAVVNDWMEKNNTINSVIGFSGTPYLDKAYPVEITKTLNIKSIEIANTVYYYPLIQGIDNFLKRPVVKISNQEDSLQIIEDGVRDFLNTYKDKTYAGDLTSKLAIYCGKGKHKSAIDYLEEEVYPCVAKIVEEYGMDPKETILKYHKGNKKHPISAESKLEFEALDMPFSKIRIILLVHIGKEGWDCRSLTGVILSQKGDCPINMVLQTSCRCLRQVEKGKHESALIWLNQYNAEKLNMQLEKKHNISIKEFEKGANKADKEIKRYSRMDYLKLPKIDYYQLRVHYDCIIKGKPQILNPKLSDVITPESKQASIVKIQDFEQRLLGMDVKKAMETEPVNYNRWLYDISKESFGMLPVSILRQHDEFLRQIFNEITLLKNGVRYFSSVFNIKIINQNIRKLFYEKRDLRTTEEVIPQDARLLKIESLTSPVNTSEPESYYPPQDITEKIILEDKGQLKPDKKAMEMMKLAEETENWDILKQLKSKYMSHPEKDRSFHYLPYRLDSNFERLLLEQVLALAAAKKRNLEIYYNGDNSLTEFKIRCYKGSSGRKRYIGTYTPDFLIIKRKNGKIYKAIIVETKGSLYAKDEIFQLKRTFVEKEFIEINQNKAGYPKFKYLYLEDSLTESELIIKTVSAIEDFFEEEM
- a CDS encoding DNA-methyltransferase codes for the protein MAIKYVPYYPDPVEGQAILDNFKRMLKYKSAGDVKRRLERGMPLYELKKVETVGKNPNGNMLIRGECISACAYLKEQGIEVDLIYIDPPFASGADYAKKVYIRRNPKVAEAIAQAGKELDIEELKTFEEKMYGDIWRKEDYLNWMYENLMAIKSVMSETASIFVHLDWHIGHYVKILMDEIFGEDKLINEIIWYYPDNFQGNVKGFATNHNNIFWYSKNETYISNKVIIPLDKPVKRDKRIWSKELGKLVSARNDDGTLIYEEFTEKKADDVWTIGQTSVTKSTSNEYMDYPTQKPEELLRRIIEASTNEGMLVADFFGGSGVTAAVANKLGRRFIHCDIGINSIQITRDRLIADKAEFDIYEIKDGVSLYRNPTQTMEKIKKLIPGLKNEKSLGDFWAGAISDSKLGLVPVYIPNLMDSSSKLLDKAMMFRIMHEAIPDLPSNVKKVIIYYVDVDNLEEIQKFIDDEEDVIIEIELRDLKDILDDAVFEDYAEFKVSKVQESLIPEYIVEITNFQSDRVSRKIDEYNQKGYANTLITSDDEDIEDDDYEDYNEDGENVVPSKKKFTPILISETGLELIEYISLDCTNQDGVWHSDSEIKIDKLGYVIVNGTKTKNFWDGTIKCEKKPLRLKIRNICGDETIWKLSV
- the istA gene encoding IS21 family transposase, with protein sequence MIGIEQYRKIQEYKALGLAQTRTAKALGITYSSVSKYWNMSEEDYVREAEKERYHMDNYRQYILEHLKICPQMRDTNIYLKLVEAFPDLQVKRATFYRYMKALREQHGYPHASKRKTSPREISPPGYEAQADFGQYKLKDMYGRIVRIYFFCMVLSYSRMKFVYFSPDPFTTKTAIKAHNYAFQYFGGRTQTILYDLDRVYVVSENLGNIIFVPAFEEYVKRIGYNVSLCRPRDPQSKGKVEEVIGYIKQSFLEGRIYTGIDCLNSAALSWLDREGNGRIHTVTRKVPREMFMEEQKYLLHVKPYSEVSSTVASFDKDGVVNYKGNRYLINTGMMDAHKRIRIEDDGEMLLFYDAETNDLLAKYPVTEDTGQLFKPEENYSRDRVSLTIIKQYFAEYEIAQEFIRRMEQQQPKYFNTHCIRLYRMTKFYTIGQLLDGIEYCIDTERCSAYELLAYLMYQYGEHIAKKFLPNQQYFNHLARSKEIRREIDG
- a CDS encoding ATP-binding protein, coding for MADITEIRELAQKLNLWNIARGYIDLNDEKLSNLDYLKMVLEKELEIRVRQKYTKLRKASKLPNKAFDASNSNKGLKWQIKQLSNLTWLKEEQNLILLGKCGTGKTGLAAQLGETAISNGHKTYYAPFDNFIAVAEKKATNPKAEAIFSYMQECDLIIIDDVFYVEPTRAELQVFYRAVTFLNETRSIIFITNRELSAWIDAAEDKHLCQTLLDRMTVNCQIVRLTDK